The sequence below is a genomic window from Candidatus Zixiibacteriota bacterium.
CCATAGTCCTGGATGAATACGGCGGCACCGCCGGGCTGATTACTCTGGAAGACCTGCTGGAGGAGATTGTCGGCGAGATTCAGGATGAGCACGACACCGAGCCGCGGGAGTTTGTGAAACGGTCGGAATCGCTCGCGTATGCCGCCGGCGGGTTTCGTGTCGATGAGCTGAATGATGAATTCCATACGGAGCTTCCTGAAGACGGTCCCACCACCCTTGCCGGACTGGTGGTGGAGCATCTGGGGCGGCCCGCCGCAAAGGGGGAAGAAATAGTTATAAAAAATCTCAAGTTTGTCGTTCTTGAGGCAGACGGAAACCGTTTGAAGCGGCTCAAAATAGAAAGACTGCCGCAGGACGAAAGTTATTCTATCTGAAGGCGCGGGACCGCTTATCCCGGCGGCGTCTGAGAACTGAATTGAAGAAAGGAATATTATTGTGTTTGAAGCGATCATACAACCGATAGCGCAATGGATTATCGGCGTTATTTCCGATATGGGATACCTGGGGATTGTCTTGACGATGGGCATTGAATCGGCCTGCATCCCGCTTCCGTCGGAAATCATAATGCCGTTTTCAGGATATCTGGTTTCGACCGGACGATTTACCATGCTGGGAGTGTCGCTGGCCGGCGCTTTTGGATGTGTGGTCGGCTCCGTGGTGGCGTATATCGCCGGCTACTATGGGGGTAGACCGTTTCTTGAAAAATACGGAAAATATATCCTTCTCTCTAAAAAGGAGATTGATTATGCCGAGCGTTGGACGGTCAAATATGGCGATGCCGCTATTTTCGTTTCCCGACTTCTGCCGGTAATCCGGACTTTTATCTCACTTCCGGCCGGAATCGCCCGAATGAATTTCATCAAGTTCATTATCTATACCTTTCTGGGCTCCCTTCCCTGGTGCTGGGCGCTGGCTTATATCGGCAAAGTCCTCGGCGATAACTGGAATACTATCGGTAAGTACTTCCATCAGGTTGACATTGTCATTGGAGTCCTGATTGTCGCCGGCATAGCGTTTTTCATCTGGCACAAATTCAAAAAATAGGTTAGATTCGAATTCACGGGGGATTGGTTCTTTAGTATATCAATTGAGAAGCGCCGGGTCGATTCCGCAAATGCCGGGAATTGACCCGACGCCGTATTCTGAAGAATATTAATTCCGCTTACATATCAGACCACACCCTGGTCCAGCATGGCATCAGCGACTTTGAGGAATCCGCCGATATTTGCCCCCAGCACATAGTTGGTTGGCTGCCCATAGATGGTGGCGGTGTCGCGGCAGGTCTTATGAATCGCTTTCATGATATTCTGCAGCCGCTGGTCAACCTCCTCACGGCTCCAGGAGAGGCGCAGCGAATTTTGTGACATCTCCAGACCGGAAGTGGCGACGCCGCCGGCGTTGGCCGCTTTCCCGGGACCGTAACAGATTTTGGCATGGATGAATTGGTCGACCGCGTCGGGGGTCGAAGGCATATTGGCCCCTTCCGCGACCAGAATACAGCCGTTTTTGAGAAGAGTCTTGGCGTCTTCGCCATTCAATTCGTTCTGCGTGGCACTGGGAAAAGCGCAATCGACCGGCACCTTCCAGAGCCCGCGTCCGTCAAAATATTTAGAGGACTTAAATCTCTCGGTATACTCTTTAATGCGACCCCGCTTGTTGTTTTTTAACTCCATCACCCAGTTAAGCTTTTCGGCGTTGATGCCGTCATCATCGACAATATACCCGTTGGAATCCGAAAGGGTCACCGCCTTGCCGCCGAACTGGCTTATCTTCTCAATAGTGTACTGGGCTACATTGCCGGAGCCGGAGACGGCGCACCTCTTTCCTTTCAAGGAATCTCCCTTGGCGTTAAGCATCTCCTCGGCAAAATAAACGCACCCGTAGCCGGTCGCTTCGGGACGAATCAGACTCCCGCCCCAGTTCAGACCTTTGCCCGTAAGGACTCCTTCAAAGAGATTCTTTAGCCTCTTATATTGGCCAAAGAGGAATCCTATTTCCCTGCCGCCAACTCCGATATCACCGGCCGGGACGTCGGTGTTTTGTCCGATATGGCGATACAGCTCATTCATAAAACTCTGGCAAAAATTCATAACTTCGTTATCCGACTTCCCCTTCGGGTCAAAATCGGACCCCCCCTTGCCGCCACCCATGGGAAGGGTTGTCAGGCTGTTTTTGAACACCTGCTCAAAACCGAGAAACTTTAGGATACCGAGATTGACGCTGGGATGGAAGCGCAAACCACCCTTGTAAGGACCAATGGCGCTGTTGAACTCGACACGAAAACCGCGATTTACTTGAACCCGGCCGTTGTCATCGACCCAGGGGACTCGGAACATAATGACCCGTTCCGGCTCCACGATTCTCTCCACAATACGAGCCTCGACAAACTCCGGATGTCTCTCGAGCACCGGCTCCAGAGAGGCGAGAACTTCCTGCACCGCCTGGTGAAACTCCGGTTCGGCCGGATTTTTCGCTTTCACCATAGCCATGACTGATTCAAGGTACTGATTCATTTTGACTCCTTGCCGTTAGATGAATAGTCTGACAACCTCTTCACAAACTATCTTAATCTACAGGCAGTGGGGCAAAAGTCAACAGCATTCTCCATTTTAGGCTCTTCATTGTGGAATATTGTAGCATTCACCCAAGCACGGTGGGGAATCTTTACCCGCAACACGCTGATATCGGCTGACTGTAATGTCGGCTCCAGGGTTGACAAAGCACACCGGATTTGTCCTGTTATCACGGTTTTTCCGAATGAACTGGAGTTTCTTATTGACTTCATCATCAACTATTATTTAGTTAGTAAGTGTTAACTAACCGACAAGAGTTTAAGATGCCTATTAGATTGACTGCGGCTCAGCGCCGACGCCAGATCATTCAGAAAGCGACCGAGCTTTTCTCAACGCACGGTTTCGAGAAAATGACGGTTCGTCAGCTTGCCGGAGCCTGTCATATTACGGAAGCGGCTCTTTACCGGTATTTCCCCTCCAAAGACAGAATCTACAACGAGGTACTGGAGTCGTTGCGGGAGAAAATCAAACTGGAAGAACTGACCGGCAGAATTGAGGGGAGCGACAGTATCGATGATATACTGTTTGCCGTAGCCCGGAATATTATCAAAACCTTCAGCGGCAACAGAGAGCTGTATCGTCTTCTTCTTTTCGCTTCCCTGGAGGGGCACTCCCTTGCCGGAAAGGTCTTTACAACCATCCGGAGCCCTTATGTCGGCCTTCTTGCCGCCGCCTTGAGGAGATTGCGGGATGGCGGGAAGATTCAGCCGGTCAATCCCCTTATTACGGCGCGCTGCTTTGTGGGGATGGTGATGGACTGCGCCCTGGGGCTTCACTTATGGAAACGAATGCAGAAGGAGAATTTTGACCCGGAAGTTATTATAAATAATAATGTCCCGATTTATGTCCGGGGACTGAAAGTCGTGAAAAAATCTTAGCAATTGAACGCCTTGAATGAGAAAGGAGTGGAATGAATTTGCGAAGAGTTAAGTTGCCGCCTAAGCCGGGCGCGGGGTTGCTTTTGACTCTGTTTCTGCTGGTCGGCATTTTTGTCAGCAACGGCGCGGCATCGCCGATTCCGCCGGGCGCGGTCCTGGTGGGAAATGAAACTTGCGCCAATTGTCATACCGAAATTAGTGAAAAATTTCACAAGACAAATCATGGCAGCGGCTACACTTCCCACACTGATGACAACATCGTCGCCTGTGAATCGTGTCATGGGCCCGGCTCCGCCCATGTTGACGGCGGCGACCCCGCGTTGATTTTGAATCCGGCCAGGGACGAGGGCGGCGAATCGTCAGACTGGTGCCGCAGTTGTCACGGCGGCATGGACGGGCTTTCATCGCTGGCGCACCACGAAGTCGAAGGAAACTGCGCCTCCTGCCATCAGGTGCATGTTGATGCACCTCAGTCGCTGAAGCAAGAAAGTCCCGCCCTCTGCTATGACTGCCACAGCGATATTAAGGCGAAGATGGCGTTGCCGTCGCGCCATCCAGTAGGACCGGGATTTCTCAACTGCCTTGATTGCCATGATATTCACGGCACCAACAACACCCTGACCGTGGATGAAAGTCGGGCCGAGCGCTGTATCACCTGTCATACTTCCAAGCAGGGACCTTTTGTCTTTGAGCATGCGCCTGTTACGGAAGATTGCGGAATCTGTCATGACCCGCACGGCACGGTCGCCGATAATCTCCTGAAGCAGAATGAACCGTTTCTCTGCCTCTCCTGCCATCCGGCACATTTCCATACCACCATTGCCGCGCTGGAAGGAGATTTTGTGGCTCCCCTGAACGCGACCCGGACCGGCGTTTCCACCCATGACGGTTTCAAGAAGGGGATGCTCACCAAATGCACGCAGTGCCATTCTGATATTCATGGCACCGATATGCCGGCGCAATCTATAACCGGAAGCGGCGCGCTTACCAGATAAGGAGAAAGGGAGAATGAGAAAATATATAGTTTTGGCGATGACCCTGATAGCTCTCCTTGTTGCCGGCGCCAGAATCTCCGCTCAGGATTCGGAGCCGGATTACCGCGGTGAGCTGCGTCTGGGTAGTCATTACA
It includes:
- the gdhA gene encoding NADP-specific glutamate dehydrogenase; amino-acid sequence: MNQYLESVMAMVKAKNPAEPEFHQAVQEVLASLEPVLERHPEFVEARIVERIVEPERVIMFRVPWVDDNGRVQVNRGFRVEFNSAIGPYKGGLRFHPSVNLGILKFLGFEQVFKNSLTTLPMGGGKGGSDFDPKGKSDNEVMNFCQSFMNELYRHIGQNTDVPAGDIGVGGREIGFLFGQYKRLKNLFEGVLTGKGLNWGGSLIRPEATGYGCVYFAEEMLNAKGDSLKGKRCAVSGSGNVAQYTIEKISQFGGKAVTLSDSNGYIVDDDGINAEKLNWVMELKNNKRGRIKEYTERFKSSKYFDGRGLWKVPVDCAFPSATQNELNGEDAKTLLKNGCILVAEGANMPSTPDAVDQFIHAKICYGPGKAANAGGVATSGLEMSQNSLRLSWSREEVDQRLQNIMKAIHKTCRDTATIYGQPTNYVLGANIGGFLKVADAMLDQGVV
- a CDS encoding GSU2203 family decaheme c-type cytochrome, with protein sequence MNLRRVKLPPKPGAGLLLTLFLLVGIFVSNGAASPIPPGAVLVGNETCANCHTEISEKFHKTNHGSGYTSHTDDNIVACESCHGPGSAHVDGGDPALILNPARDEGGESSDWCRSCHGGMDGLSSLAHHEVEGNCASCHQVHVDAPQSLKQESPALCYDCHSDIKAKMALPSRHPVGPGFLNCLDCHDIHGTNNTLTVDESRAERCITCHTSKQGPFVFEHAPVTEDCGICHDPHGTVADNLLKQNEPFLCLSCHPAHFHTTIAALEGDFVAPLNATRTGVSTHDGFKKGMLTKCTQCHSDIHGTDMPAQSITGSGALTR
- a CDS encoding DedA family protein, which produces MFEAIIQPIAQWIIGVISDMGYLGIVLTMGIESACIPLPSEIIMPFSGYLVSTGRFTMLGVSLAGAFGCVVGSVVAYIAGYYGGRPFLEKYGKYILLSKKEIDYAERWTVKYGDAAIFVSRLLPVIRTFISLPAGIARMNFIKFIIYTFLGSLPWCWALAYIGKVLGDNWNTIGKYFHQVDIVIGVLIVAGIAFFIWHKFKK
- a CDS encoding TetR/AcrR family transcriptional regulator, which translates into the protein MPIRLTAAQRRRQIIQKATELFSTHGFEKMTVRQLAGACHITEAALYRYFPSKDRIYNEVLESLREKIKLEELTGRIEGSDSIDDILFAVARNIIKTFSGNRELYRLLLFASLEGHSLAGKVFTTIRSPYVGLLAAALRRLRDGGKIQPVNPLITARCFVGMVMDCALGLHLWKRMQKENFDPEVIINNNVPIYVRGLKVVKKS